From one Bacteroides fragilis NCTC 9343 genomic stretch:
- the kdsB gene encoding 3-deoxy-manno-octulosonate cytidylyltransferase, protein MKKNKILIIIPSRFASTRLPEKPLVKIAGKEMVLRVAEIANYVCNKVEGCNYIVATDHEKIVNFCKENNIAVMMTSENCKSGTERCWDVTTKIAEKPDFIVNLQGDNPLCPPWFIEQLIEAWKNDKEGQVFTPSLHLSWEEYDRMKESKKITPYSGTTVEVDKFGYALAFSKAMIPVIRNEEKVRKILDKSPVRRHIGLYSYTYDALKKYFEVEASPYELPEGLEQMRFLHNRIPVKMIDVDYRNRKSMSGVDSPEDIERAEKIIAEFGEFNLSPE, encoded by the coding sequence ATGAAGAAAAATAAGATTTTAATTATTATACCTTCAAGGTTTGCGTCAACCCGTTTGCCGGAGAAGCCCTTAGTGAAAATAGCAGGAAAAGAAATGGTTTTGCGCGTTGCAGAGATTGCCAACTATGTTTGTAATAAGGTAGAAGGATGCAATTACATCGTCGCAACAGACCACGAAAAAATCGTTAATTTCTGCAAGGAGAATAATATAGCTGTAATGATGACTTCCGAGAACTGCAAAAGTGGAACAGAAAGATGCTGGGATGTCACAACCAAAATTGCTGAGAAACCGGATTTTATAGTCAATCTGCAAGGAGACAATCCGTTATGCCCACCCTGGTTTATAGAACAGTTGATTGAAGCTTGGAAAAATGATAAGGAAGGACAGGTCTTCACTCCCAGCCTTCATTTATCTTGGGAAGAGTATGACCGGATGAAAGAATCAAAGAAAATCACACCATATAGCGGGACAACGGTTGAAGTCGATAAATTTGGATACGCGCTTGCATTCAGTAAAGCTATGATTCCCGTGATAAGAAATGAAGAAAAGGTCAGAAAAATTCTTGATAAATCTCCTGTCAGACGTCATATCGGACTTTATTCGTATACTTACGACGCGCTCAAAAAATATTTTGAAGTAGAAGCTTCTCCTTATGAGCTTCCTGAAGGATTAGAGCAAATGAGATTTTTACATAACAGGATACCTGTAAAAATGATAGATGTAGACTATAGAAACCGTAAATCCATGTCCGGAGTTGATTCACCGGAAGATATCGAAAGAGCTGAAAAAATAATCGCCGAATTTGGAGAATTCAATCTTTCACCGGAATGA
- a CDS encoding histidine phosphatase family protein has protein sequence MKMEDIAISITGYSYSNIKETIPDGVDKEEIAAVYEEIIDEYLQKGIPREIPALINVSGVPGAGKSTFCKKLLAMPENSSAIYIGFDAIMENERLPYIREEVNHAEEAFKRWELSARIAGYELLKRAIENKYLIIFDHSSALSQHIDLFNLLLSEGYEVHFNFIFIPEEEARRRAKNRKRYIPPYYIEERSKTLQYLLPEYKRICTTFKQIEPMRTRLIIARHGNTFRPEETPTRVGAKTDLPLVEEFKGRSIGRYLKEHDMIPDVIYAAPLLRTMQTARLAVQTIGLDSDISPLNAFVEIDYGVDENKTEEEVRLRLGNGNIEKGKKIIEDWDKNAVVPDGWKVDPDQIIHTWLDFAEKTVIPHQTTLLVTSNGIIRFAPYLTGDFEKFAQEHKIKVAPGGLCIFDKNDGDSFWTCSAWNVKPYELYADSHY, from the coding sequence ATGAAAATGGAAGATATAGCGATCAGCATAACCGGTTATTCTTACAGTAATATAAAAGAGACGATACCTGACGGAGTTGATAAGGAGGAAATTGCTGCCGTGTACGAGGAAATCATTGATGAATATTTGCAAAAAGGAATTCCCCGGGAAATACCAGCTTTAATAAATGTCAGTGGAGTTCCGGGGGCAGGCAAATCGACTTTTTGCAAAAAACTGCTTGCTATGCCTGAAAATTCAAGTGCAATCTATATTGGATTTGATGCAATCATGGAAAACGAGCGTTTACCCTATATTAGAGAAGAGGTCAACCATGCGGAAGAAGCATTCAAAAGATGGGAGCTTTCTGCAAGGATCGCCGGTTATGAATTACTTAAGAGAGCTATAGAAAATAAGTATTTGATTATATTCGATCATTCGTCTGCGCTCTCCCAACACATTGATTTATTTAATCTGTTATTGTCTGAGGGATACGAAGTTCACTTTAATTTTATTTTTATCCCGGAAGAAGAAGCCAGGAGGCGAGCGAAAAACAGGAAACGTTATATACCTCCATATTATATTGAGGAAAGAAGCAAAACCCTTCAATATTTATTGCCTGAATATAAACGAATTTGTACCACTTTTAAACAAATAGAACCAATGAGAACCAGACTTATCATAGCCCGTCATGGGAATACGTTTCGCCCGGAAGAAACTCCGACAAGAGTCGGAGCAAAAACCGATCTACCATTAGTCGAAGAATTTAAGGGAAGAAGTATTGGAAGATATTTAAAAGAACATGATATGATCCCTGACGTAATCTATGCGGCTCCACTTTTGCGTACCATGCAGACAGCCCGGTTAGCTGTTCAGACCATCGGTCTGGATTCAGATATTTCTCCATTAAACGCTTTTGTCGAGATCGACTATGGTGTTGACGAAAATAAAACGGAAGAAGAAGTGAGGTTACGTTTAGGAAATGGAAATATCGAAAAAGGGAAAAAAATAATTGAAGATTGGGATAAAAATGCAGTTGTACCTGATGGATGGAAAGTAGATCCGGACCAAATCATTCATACTTGGCTGGATTTCGCAGAGAAGACTGTGATACCTCATCAGACAACTTTACTTGTCACTTCTAATGGGATTATACGCTTTGCTCCCTATTTGACGGGAGATTTTGAGAAGTTCGCCCAAGAGCATAAAATAAAAGTGGCTCCGGGAGGACTTTGTATTTTTGATAAAAACGATGGTGATTCATTCTGGACTTGCTCTGCCTGGAATGTCAAGCCTTATGAACTATATGCAGATAGCCACTACTGA